Proteins from one Hyperolius riggenbachi isolate aHypRig1 chromosome 2, aHypRig1.pri, whole genome shotgun sequence genomic window:
- the YTHDF2 gene encoding YTH domain-containing family protein 2, whose protein sequence is MASKRPPGNPPVAHDDTQSSNSYTALSDSYLPSFYGPAIGFSYSLNDAAWSTGGDPPPTMPFLASYGQLGSGEPHFLPDAMFGPLSNAPFLGQPGFNFFPSGMDFSAWGSGVNSPGASAPSSGYGGSYTYAPSTLGGAVLDEQTSFGGGKAVGSLEQSMGALKLGEGNNIKAGVNSLLPATIAPPKQASWADIASKPAKQNSGKILPPPVKHNMEIGTWENKTPSNSCQPPSPPVLQQSTTSALPATHPPARWSAPRNRVSEQAQTSHASPDPHPVLEKLRLLNNYNPKDFDCNPKFGRVFIVKSYSEDDIHRSIKYNVWCSTEHGNKRLDAAYRSLNGKGPVYLLFSVNGSGHFCGVAEMKSAVDYNTCAGVWSQDKWKGRFDVRWVFVKDVPNGQLRHIRLENNENKPVTNSRDTQEVPLEKARQVLRIIASYKHTTSIFDDFSHYEKRQEEEDSIKKD, encoded by the coding sequence AGTAACAGTTACACTGCTTTGTCAGACTCATACCTTCCCAGTTTTTATGGTCCAGCCATTGGTTTTTCCTACTCTCTGAATGATGCCGCTTGGTCTACAGGAGGTGACCCTCCACCGACCATGCCTTTTCTTGCCTCTTATGGACAGCTGGGCAGTGGAGAGCCCCACTTTTTGCCAGATGCCATGTTTGGACCTCTAAGCAATGCCCCCTTCTTGGGACAACCTGGATTTAACTTTTTTCCAAGTGGCATGGACTTCTCAGCCTGGGGTAGCGGCGTAAATTCTCCTGGTGCATCTGCCCCTAGTTCTGGCTATGGTGGTAGCTACACTTATGCCCCAAGCACTTTAGGAGGGGCTGTGTTGGATGAACAGACCAGCTTTGGGGGTGGTAAAGCTGTTGGAAGTCTCGAGCAAAGCATGGGAGCATTGAAACTGGGAGAAGGGAATAATATTAAAGCAGGAGTGAACAGCCTACTTCCAGCTACCATTGCCCCTCCAAAGCAGGCATCGTGGGCAGATATTGCCAGCAAACCAGCTAAGCAAAACAGTGGGAAGATTCTTCCTCCACCTGTAAAGCACAACATGGAGATAGGAACTTGGGAGAACAAAACTCCTTCTAATAGTTGCCAACCACCGTCTCCTCCGGTATTACAACAGTCTACAACCAGTGCTTTGCCAGCTACACATCCACCTGCTCGTTGGTCTGCCCCACGAAATCGAGTATCAGAGCAAGCTCAAACATCTCATGCTTCACCAGATCCTCATCCTGTTCTGGAGAAACTGCGTTTGCTCAATAACTATAATCCAAAGGATTTTGACTGCAACCCAAAATTTGGACGAGTATTTATTGTCAAAAGTTACTCAGAAGATGACATTCATCGTTCcatcaaatacaatgtgtggtgtTCCACTGAGCATGGCAACAAGCGCCTGGATGCTGCATACCGTTCCCTTAATGGCAAAGGTCCTGTGTACTTGCTTTTCAGTGTTAATGGTAGTGGGCACTTTTGTGGAGTGGCAGAAATGAAATCAGCCGTGGACTATAATACCTGTGCTGGCGTCTGGTCTCAGGACAAATGGAAGGGACGATTTGATGTACGTTGGGTGTTTGTGAAGGATGTGCCCAATGGGCAGTTACGCCACATTCGATTAGAGAACAATGAAAATAAGCCTGTTACCAACTCTCGGGACACACAAGAAGTTCCCTTGGAAAAGGCTCGTCAGGTTCTTCGAATTATAGCTAGCTACAAACATACCACATCCATCTTTGATGATTTCTCACATTATGAGAAGAgacaagaggaggaggacagtatCAAGAAG